DNA sequence from the Schlegelella aquatica genome:
CAGGACAGCGCCTCCGGGCACTACGGCCTGGGGCCGCTGGCCTTGCAGCTCGGGCTCATCAGCCTGCAGCAGGCCGATCCGGTGCGCATCGCCACCCCGCTGATCGCCGATCTCGCCCAGCGTCTGGGCCATACCGTGGGCATCGCCGTGTGGGGCACGCGCGGGCCCACCTTCGTGCGGCTGGAGGAATCGCCTGCCGCCGTGCACGTGAACATGCGGCACGGCACGGTGGTGTCGATCACCGACACCGCCTCGGGCCGGCTCTTCGCGGCGTACCGGCCCGCCGCGGAGGTGCGCGCCCTGCTGGAAGACGAGCGCCGGCGCGAGAAGCTCGAACGCGCGCGCCCCGCCCCCGGCATGCCGGCGGCGCCACCCCTGCCCACGTGGAAGGAGTTCGAGCGGCAACTGGCGGACGTGCGCGCCCACGGGATGAGCCGCAGCGAAGGCTCGGTCATCGAGGGCGTGAGCGCGATGTCCGCCCCGGTGTTCGACCACACCGGCGCGATGGTGATGGCGGTCACCGCCATCGGCCCGTCGGGCACCTTCGACACGCGCTGGGATGGCGCCATCGCGCGGGCACTGCGCGAGTGCGCCGACCACGTCTCGCAACGCATCGGCGGGCGCAAGCCGGTGGCCCCGTAGGGCTTGCAGCGCGGGCCCTGCGGCGCCCCACCCTCACGGGGGTGTCGACCCGGCTCCGGGCGGCCGAGCGCCGGGCCGTATGTGTTGGCCCCCGGGGCTTGCGCCCCACCCCCCACGGGGGTGTCGGCCCGGCTCCGGGCGGCCGAGCGCCGGGCCTCAGCCGCCCTGCCCCTTGCCCCCGATCATCGCGCTGATCTCGTGCGCGGCCTTCAGCAGCTTGGGCAGGAAGCGCTCGAGCATCACCACGGGCGGCGTGCGGTGCTGCTGGCCGCTCACGTTGATGGCGGCCACCACCTCGCCCTGACGCCCGCGGATGGGCGCCGCGAGCGACACCAGGCCTTCTTCCAGTTCCTCGGCCACGAGAGCCCAGCCCTGCATGCGCACCTGCTCGATCAGCTCCCGCAGGCGCGCCGGGTCGGTCACGGTCTTGGGCGTGCGCGGTTCCAGGCGCATCTGCGCCAGGCGGGCCTCCAGCGCTGCCGGCGGCAGGCCGGCGAGCAGCACGCGGCCCATGGAGGTGCAGTAGGCGGGCAGCCGGCTGCCCACGCCGAGGTTGATCGCCATGATCTTGTGGGTGGGCACCCGCAGCACGTACACGATGTCGGTGCCGTCCAGCACGGCGGCCGAGCAGGACTCCTTGACGTCCTGCACCAGATCCTCCATCACCGGCTCGGCCAGGTTCCACAGCGGCAGCGAACTGAGATAGGCGAAGCCCAAGTCCAGGATCTTGGGCGTCAGCCGGAAAAGCCGGCCCTCGGCCTCCACGTAGCCCAGATGCTGCAAGGTGTGCAGGATGCGCCGGGCCCCGGCGCGCGTGAGGCCGGCGCGCTCGGCCACCTCGGCGATGGTCTGCGCGGGGGCTTCGGCGCTGAAAGTGCGCACCACGGCCAAGCCGCGGGCGAAGGACTGCACGTAGCTGTCGCCGGGGGCGGGCCCCTCCCCCTCGGCAGGGGGAGCGGGCGGGCGCGAGACGGAGGCGAGGCGCTCGGCGGCGGAGCGAGCCGGCCCGGCGGGCTCGCGCCCGGGCCGAACTGTGGTTGAGCGAGGGGGCATGGTGAAGTAGAGTAGACTTTGAAGTTCTTATACTGAACGCAAGTTCGAATATCGAACACGCGGAGGTATTTTTCCTCTGCCTGTTCGGCAAGCGCACATGATCAACAAAATCTATCCCTCTGTCGAGGCCGCCCTGGCCGACGTGCGGGACGGCTCCACGGTGATGATCGGCGGCTTCGGCACCGCCGGCATTCCGACCCGGCTGATCGATGGACTCATCGCGCAAGGCGCGAAGGACCTCACGATCGTCAACAACAACGCCGGCAACGGCGACACGGGCCTGGCGGCGCTGCTCAAGACCGGCCGGGTGCGCAAGATCATCTGCTCGTTCCCCCGCCAGGCCGACTCGTGGGTCTTCGACGAGCTCTACCGCAGCGGCAGGATCGAGCTGGAGTTGGTGCCCCAGGGCAACCTGGCCGAGCGCATCCGGGCCGCGGGCGCGGGCATCGGGGCCTTCTACACGCCCACGGGCTACGGCACGCGGCTGGCCGAAGGCAAGGAGACGCGCGAAATCCACGGCAAACCCTACGTGCTCGAGTACCCGATCCACGCCGACCTCGCGCTCATCAAGGCCGAGCGCGCCGACCGCTGGGGCAACCTCACCTACCGCATGACCGCACGGAATTTCGGCCCCATCATGGCCACCGCCGCGCGATGCACCGTCGTCGAGGTGCCCGAGATCGTCGAACTCGGCGCGCTCGACCCCGAGGCCGTCGTGACC
Encoded proteins:
- a CDS encoding IclR family transcriptional regulator, whose translation is MDDDKTIERDRRGIQSVEVGGQLLLALAHHGRAMPLKDLAREAGMSPAKAHPYLVSFGKLGLIEQDSASGHYGLGPLALQLGLISLQQADPVRIATPLIADLAQRLGHTVGIAVWGTRGPTFVRLEESPAAVHVNMRHGTVVSITDTASGRLFAAYRPAAEVRALLEDERRREKLERARPAPGMPAAPPLPTWKEFERQLADVRAHGMSRSEGSVIEGVSAMSAPVFDHTGAMVMAVTAIGPSGTFDTRWDGAIARALRECADHVSQRIGGRKPVAP
- a CDS encoding IclR family transcriptional regulator, which codes for MPPRSTTVRPGREPAGPARSAAERLASVSRPPAPPAEGEGPAPGDSYVQSFARGLAVVRTFSAEAPAQTIAEVAERAGLTRAGARRILHTLQHLGYVEAEGRLFRLTPKILDLGFAYLSSLPLWNLAEPVMEDLVQDVKESCSAAVLDGTDIVYVLRVPTHKIMAINLGVGSRLPAYCTSMGRVLLAGLPPAALEARLAQMRLEPRTPKTVTDPARLRELIEQVRMQGWALVAEELEEGLVSLAAPIRGRQGEVVAAINVSGQQHRTPPVVMLERFLPKLLKAAHEISAMIGGKGQGG
- a CDS encoding 3-oxoacid CoA-transferase subunit A, with product MINKIYPSVEAALADVRDGSTVMIGGFGTAGIPTRLIDGLIAQGAKDLTIVNNNAGNGDTGLAALLKTGRVRKIICSFPRQADSWVFDELYRSGRIELELVPQGNLAERIRAAGAGIGAFYTPTGYGTRLAEGKETREIHGKPYVLEYPIHADLALIKAERADRWGNLTYRMTARNFGPIMATAARCTVVEVPEIVELGALDPEAVVTPGIFVHRVVQVERTVTQAGGFKKEAA